A DNA window from Geovibrio ferrireducens contains the following coding sequences:
- the ybaK gene encoding Cys-tRNA(Pro) deacylase, whose translation MSDLPVTPAIRVLRAAKVPFEGHLYKYVEKGGTAQSAKELGVEEHIVVKTIIVEDENRKPMVVLMHGDREISLKNLARFIGAKTLHPCDPNTANKHTGYMVGGTSPFGTKKQMPVYAEESIFELDKILINGGKRGFLVIIDPKDMERVLKPVKVNVGIE comes from the coding sequence ATGTCTGATTTACCCGTTACCCCGGCGATACGCGTTTTGAGAGCGGCAAAGGTTCCCTTTGAGGGGCATCTTTATAAATATGTTGAAAAGGGCGGCACTGCTCAGTCCGCAAAGGAGCTTGGAGTCGAGGAGCACATAGTGGTGAAAACCATTATTGTGGAAGATGAAAACAGGAAGCCAATGGTTGTCCTGATGCACGGAGACAGGGAAATTTCCCTGAAAAACCTTGCCAGATTCATAGGGGCAAAGACACTCCATCCCTGCGATCCGAACACCGCGAACAAACACACCGGCTACATGGTCGGCGGAACGTCCCCGTTCGGCACAAAGAAACAGATGCCCGTTTATGCTGAGGAAAGTATATTCGAGCTTGATAAAATATTGATAAACGGGGGAAAAAGAGGGTTCTTGGTTATTATTGATCCCAAGGATATGGAAAGAGTGCTTAAGCCTGTTAAAGTAAACGTAGGGATTGAGTAG
- the meaB gene encoding methylmalonyl Co-A mutase-associated GTPase MeaB encodes MDLDLLTQQILNGSIRAIGKGITLIESRKPEHAEKAAGLLDRLLPHSGRSLRIGITGVPGVGKSTFIESFGRHLTSLGHKVAVLAVDPSSQITGGSILGDKTRMEELSRDPNAFIRPSPAGDTLGGVARRTRETMLLCEAAGYDIVIVETVGVGQSETAVASMVDFFMLLQLATAGDELQGIKKGVMELADAVVINKADIDRNKTELAKSQYITALHILRPKSRNWSVPVLTVSALKHEGMEDVRTMLMSFREAMEKSGEFEEKRRSQSVDWMWSLLMDDLKTLFLSNKNVKGIFPQVQEAVAKGITAPSAASRRLLDAFRKY; translated from the coding sequence ATGGATTTGGACTTACTCACACAGCAGATTTTAAACGGCAGCATCAGGGCTATCGGCAAAGGGATAACCCTGATCGAAAGCCGCAAGCCCGAACACGCCGAAAAGGCGGCCGGGCTTCTGGACAGGCTCCTGCCGCATTCCGGCAGGTCTCTCCGGATAGGGATCACGGGTGTTCCCGGTGTGGGTAAAAGCACGTTCATCGAATCTTTCGGCAGGCATCTCACCTCTTTGGGGCACAAAGTGGCGGTGCTTGCCGTTGACCCTTCCTCCCAGATAACAGGCGGAAGCATCCTCGGCGATAAAACGCGAATGGAGGAGCTCTCCCGCGATCCTAACGCATTCATTCGCCCTTCACCCGCCGGAGATACACTTGGCGGAGTCGCCAGACGCACAAGGGAGACAATGCTCCTCTGCGAGGCGGCAGGGTATGATATAGTCATAGTCGAAACCGTAGGTGTGGGACAGTCGGAAACTGCTGTGGCATCGATGGTGGACTTCTTCATGCTGCTCCAGCTGGCAACAGCGGGGGATGAGCTTCAGGGGATCAAAAAAGGTGTAATGGAACTTGCGGACGCTGTGGTGATCAATAAGGCGGACATCGACCGAAACAAGACGGAACTCGCAAAATCACAGTACATTACCGCTCTGCATATCCTCCGCCCAAAAAGCCGGAACTGGTCGGTTCCGGTGCTCACAGTGAGCGCCCTTAAACACGAAGGGATGGAGGACGTACGCACAATGCTGATGAGCTTCCGTGAGGCTATGGAAAAATCCGGCGAGTTTGAGGAAAAACGCCGCAGCCAGTCTGTGGACTGGATGTGGAGCCTGCTGATGGACGACCTCAAAACCCTCTTTCTCAGTAACAAAAACGTAAAAGGCATCTTCCCGCAGGTGCAGGAGGCTGTAGCCAAGGGGATAACCGCCCCCTCCGCCGCCTCACGCCGCCTTCTGGATGCTTTCAGGAAGTATTGA
- the scpA gene encoding methylmalonyl-CoA mutase gives MAGFDKKTLQDWEKLAAKEIKKEDVSSLMWDTPEGIRVKPLYTLEDLEKLENINTIPGFAPFMRGPKATMYAGRPWTVRQYAGFSTAEESNAFYRRNLAAGQQGLSVAFDLATHRGYDSDHPRVVGDVGKAGVAIDSILDMEILFKDIPLADVSVSMTMNGAVLPIMALYIIAAEEQGVTQDKLSGTIQNDILKEFMVRNTYIYPPEPSMNIISDIIEYTSKYMPKFNSISISGYHIQEAGANNVQELAFTLADGVEYVKAAIAKGLEVDQFAPRLSFFFAIGMNFFMEISKLRAARFLWAELMSQFSPKNALSSALRTHCQTSGWSLTEQDPYNNVIRTTIEAMAAVLGGTQSLHTNALDEAIALPTDHSARIARNTQLVIQEETGICNVVDPLGGSYYVESLTASLISEARKLIKEIDTLGGMTKAIESGMPKLKIEESAARKQARIDIGDDVIVGVNKYRLTKENPIDVLDIDNTAVREAQIKRLHKLRAERNEAECRAALEKITRVAETGQGNLLEACVNAARKRASVGEMSDAMEKVFGRHKAEIKLVSGVYGKVFEESEDFAQIKKDIDSFSEEEGRRPRILIAKMGQDGHDRGAKVVATAFADAGFDVDVGPLFQTPAETAKMAVENDVHAIGVSSLAAGHKTLVPHLAEELRKLGADDVVIVCGGVIPRQDYDALYAAGASCIFGPGTPITKSARETLEAIRKKKVS, from the coding sequence ATGGCAGGTTTTGATAAAAAGACCCTACAGGACTGGGAAAAGCTCGCCGCCAAGGAGATCAAGAAGGAAGACGTTTCATCCCTCATGTGGGACACTCCGGAAGGCATAAGAGTAAAACCGCTGTACACGCTTGAAGATCTTGAAAAACTCGAAAATATAAATACAATTCCCGGCTTTGCCCCATTTATGCGGGGTCCGAAGGCCACTATGTATGCCGGACGCCCGTGGACTGTGCGCCAGTATGCAGGCTTTTCCACTGCGGAGGAGTCAAATGCTTTTTACCGCCGCAACCTCGCTGCGGGGCAGCAGGGGCTTTCCGTTGCATTCGATCTCGCCACTCACAGAGGCTACGACTCTGACCATCCCAGAGTGGTGGGTGATGTGGGCAAGGCAGGGGTTGCCATCGACTCCATTCTGGATATGGAGATTCTGTTCAAGGACATCCCCCTTGCGGATGTTTCGGTTTCCATGACAATGAACGGAGCGGTTCTGCCCATAATGGCGCTTTACATAATCGCCGCCGAGGAGCAGGGCGTAACTCAGGATAAGCTCTCAGGCACAATCCAGAATGACATTCTCAAAGAGTTCATGGTGCGCAACACCTACATCTATCCGCCTGAACCGTCCATGAACATCATTTCGGACATCATCGAGTACACCAGCAAATACATGCCGAAGTTCAACTCAATCTCCATCAGCGGCTACCACATTCAGGAGGCCGGAGCGAACAATGTTCAGGAACTCGCCTTCACCCTCGCTGACGGTGTTGAGTATGTGAAAGCCGCTATCGCTAAAGGGCTTGAGGTGGATCAGTTCGCGCCGAGGCTTTCGTTCTTCTTCGCCATAGGCATGAACTTCTTCATGGAAATATCCAAACTCCGCGCAGCCAGATTCCTCTGGGCGGAGCTTATGAGCCAGTTCAGCCCGAAAAACGCACTCTCATCCGCTCTGCGCACCCACTGTCAGACATCCGGCTGGAGCCTAACGGAGCAGGATCCGTATAATAACGTCATAAGAACCACAATAGAGGCCATGGCCGCTGTTCTGGGCGGAACCCAGTCTCTGCACACCAACGCACTGGATGAGGCAATAGCTCTCCCCACCGACCACTCAGCCCGCATAGCCAGAAACACTCAGCTTGTTATTCAGGAGGAGACGGGCATATGCAATGTGGTTGACCCTCTGGGCGGTTCGTATTATGTTGAATCACTGACTGCATCGCTGATCAGCGAGGCGCGTAAGCTCATAAAAGAGATAGATACCCTCGGCGGCATGACCAAGGCTATCGAGTCCGGTATGCCTAAGCTTAAGATCGAGGAGTCCGCCGCGAGAAAACAGGCAAGGATCGATATAGGCGATGATGTCATAGTCGGTGTGAATAAGTACAGGCTCACTAAGGAAAATCCCATTGACGTGCTTGATATTGACAACACTGCGGTGCGCGAAGCTCAGATAAAACGCCTTCATAAGCTCCGTGCGGAGCGTAACGAGGCGGAGTGCCGCGCAGCCCTTGAGAAGATAACAAGGGTAGCGGAAACCGGACAGGGCAACCTCCTTGAGGCATGTGTGAATGCCGCCAGAAAACGTGCCTCAGTGGGCGAAATGTCAGACGCGATGGAAAAGGTTTTCGGCAGGCACAAGGCGGAGATTAAGCTTGTATCCGGAGTATACGGCAAAGTGTTTGAAGAAAGTGAAGATTTTGCGCAAATCAAAAAAGATATAGACTCATTCAGCGAAGAGGAAGGGCGCAGACCCAGAATCCTCATCGCCAAAATGGGGCAGGACGGACACGACAGAGGCGCGAAGGTTGTTGCCACGGCCTTTGCTGATGCCGGTTTTGATGTGGATGTGGGGCCTCTGTTCCAGACACCTGCTGAAACGGCAAAAATGGCAGTGGAGAACGATGTTCACGCCATTGGTGTGTCAAGCCTTGCGGCAGGGCACAAAACCCTTGTGCCTCACCTCGCAGAAGAGCTTCGCAAGCTCGGCGCTGATGATGTTGTCATTGTCTGCGGAGGGGTTATCCCCCGTCAGGATTATGACGCGCTGTATGCCGCCGGAGCGTCCTGCATATTCGGCCCCGGTACGCCCATAACAAAATCAGCCAGAGAAACTCTGGAAGCCATAAGGAAAAAGAAAGTCTCATAA